The DNA segment TTTTTAGAAAATTTGCTATTAATAGAGTAAATAAAAATGCAAAAAATAAAATAAGGAGAAAAGAGAAGTCTGTTAAAAATAGTATTAATAAAGAGTAAAGAACAATTGAGACTAAAAAACTCTTTTGCGTAAAAGAGTCACATAATAAAGAGACAAAAGAGGATCTAAAGGTAAAAAAATAGACTGAAAATTGTATTGAAATTCTACTAATAACTAAAATTGATAAAAACTCTAAAAAGTGTTCATTCATTAGCAAATACGAAAACAAAGAGATTTTTAAAATCACAAAAACAAGAGAGTATAAAACCCCAATTGCACCAACTGTTGGCTCTTTTATTATCTTATAGGCATCTTTACCACTATGTTTTGCATAAATTGCATCAAAAACATCTAAAACTGCTTCTGTGTGAATAAAACCATACAAAACAAAATATATACATGAAGCAATAATGGCTCCCAAAAAAGGAATTGAGTCTAAAAAAGAGTAGATTATAAGAGTTAATAAACCTAAAACAAAACCAACAAATGGAAGGAAAAATAGAGTATAGTTTAAAACCTCTTTTTTTGATAAATCATCCTCTTTTTTAAAACTAACTGGCAAAATCGAAAAATAGCTAAATACAAATTTTAGCCCTAAAAATAGATTATTCATCAATACTCTCTCT comes from the Halarcobacter ebronensis genome and includes:
- a CDS encoding adenosylcobinamide-GDP ribazoletransferase, which gives rise to MNNLFLGLKFVFSYFSILPVSFKKEDDLSKKEVLNYTLFFLPFVGFVLGLLTLIIYSFLDSIPFLGAIIASCIYFVLYGFIHTEAVLDVFDAIYAKHSGKDAYKIIKEPTVGAIGVLYSLVFVILKISLFSYLLMNEHFLEFLSILVISRISIQFSVYFFTFRSSFVSLLCDSFTQKSFLVSIVLYSLLILFLTDFSFLLILFFAFLFTLLIANFLKKALGFLNGDALGFILESLEIILAFVVSFLWL